Genomic window (Helianthus annuus cultivar XRQ/B chromosome 3, HanXRQr2.0-SUNRISE, whole genome shotgun sequence):
TGGTTTGTCGTGGTGAAGGGCATGGGTTATGCGGGTGTAATGGAGGGTTGCGGGTAGTGGAGATGGTGGTGTTGAAGGTATGCTTTGAGCAGATGGTGGTGTTGGTGATGGTGGAAGGGTGatagtggtgatggtggtggcggtgcggtggtgatCGTGTGGCTGTGAACAAGAAGGGTGGGGTGAGGCCCACTTAAATTTTAGTTTTTAGgtttctatttttatttaaataaattggTTGTAAAATAAGAAGTGAAATGACAACTTTGCCCTTGGTTAAAGTGAATATAAATGAGTTTCTTAACTGGGTTAGCCCCAAAGGATATAAATTGTTACATAACATGCGATTTTTGGACATAAACTGAAATTAAATCTTTTAAAGAGCACGTTTCATAAATAATTCCTGATATATTTAAAGGACACAAAGTGTAATTTACtcaaatacatataatctattaTTGATATCGGTAATTATCGAATGTTCAAACAATTcataaattaaaacaaactttcaatcaaaaacatcaaatattaaaaaaaaatgacgatatagagagagaaagagagaattGGGGGTGAAATTAGGGGAAGATAGAGAAGAAAGTATATAACCAAGGGAAAAATGGGGATTTCACATGAATCTAATGATTAAACTAACCGGAGGGACTCAAATCGTAGCGAATTTCATAGGACAGGGACTCAGGCAGCAAAAATTTTGCTTTAGGGACACGATCTGACAACACCCTAAACATTAGGGACACAAATTGCATTTTACTCaatttaatataatatttaaagaTCAACCCATATTAAACTTGGTGATGCTATTGCAACAATACCTCTTTTGACTCGTACCACCTTTATTTGTTATTGTAGTTATCTCGGCTGAGTACTCAAAGAAGTAGTCACCTCTCTATAATTGAAAGTCGTCTGTATGACTTGTAAAGAATCacaattttaaatttaaattaaagtTTTGATTGTAGTTCAATCCATTTTACCACAAATCATTATTTGAATTTGACAAGTCTTTTTTAGAGAATTCGACCGGTTTTAAATATTTGATTTGGTTAGGTCGGATAGCGTTATAAGTTATAGCGTTATAAGCTATAAGCTATGCAGTTAATCTCGGcgatatatcggtgatatatcgtcGAGATATCGGTTATCGGACCCTCGCCAAAATATCGGTTCATAATCTCGGTAATAATATCGGTCCCgataatatcggtgatatatgcCGATATATCGCCGATATTTTGTATTTGTGATATCGGTTGtctcgccgataatatcggttgGCCCAATTTTTATGCTTTTTCTTTAAAATCCTACCATCCAAAGTCCAGATCCCATTCATTTGCGTTATTTTTGGCCCAATTTGTGATATCAGTTGTCTCGTCGGTGCTGCTTTTTGGCCTGAAACCATTGAGAAGAAGATGCGTACCAGGAAGGAAGAAGAGATAGCGGCGTGTTTAGACTTTTAGGGTTAAATAACTTTAAGTATTTTAACATATAAACCCTCTATCTTTCACTAGTTTATATTTAGTCCttgaaacttatattttttaaataaaaagtgtaaaagtagTTTGTGTATTTAAACATTAACCCCTCTATCTTCCCTAGTTTATATTTGGTTCTTAAACTTCAAAATTTATGCATAAAAAGTATGAAATTAACATTATATACTTACTATTAATATTATATAAGttctagtatatgtatatataggttctagatattaatatatatatgattataaattaccgatatcccaccgatataccaccgcgataaccgatatctcaaatatcggtccttgaccgatatccgatatttttcCGGTTATATGTTAAATATTTGAATTGGTTAGGTCGGATAGCGTTATAAGTTATAGCTATACAAGAACCAAAGAAATAAAAAGACCTTTCTGTAAGATTACTTGTTGTCACAACTGAATCGCATCATTGGTTCAACCACTAGCCGTAAAAAAAACTAATCGATCCAACTAGTAACTGTAACAAAGGGTTCGTTTTTCATCCGACCAATCGACTACAAGAAATGTGAGTATAAGGGGCGACTCTAATAGCAGCGACTGCATAGCGACGATTATAGAGTATTAGTGACgacacctttagcggcgacatgtcgccCTACTGCCTTTAGCGACGATTTTGACCACCAATAGGACGACTTTTGTCTCCGCTAACGTCACTCAGGTTTCAAACTAGACAAAATATTGTTGTAAAAACTAAAGGTGGTCCATATATTTCTGATGGAAATCCTTGCATGAGCCAATTATACCTCTTCTTCGTTCATGCCATGTTATTTCTTTGATCCTAAAATCTctcatctttctctctctaaaaaatcTATTCCCCCCTCTCTCTAGATTTTGTCCTTTGTTCATGCCCACAAGAACCCTTCTCATCTTCAAGGTTTCTCCACCCACCTATACCACCAATCGTCAAATCTCCATCATTTCTCCGGTGGGTTCgcctccgtcattgtcatgacgGTGGCTCAAACCCGTTTACGCCTCCACCTTCATGTTATCGTCTTCATCTCGATTTTTCGCCACGTAAACGCCTTAGAAAACGACACCCTTCTCGAGTTAAAGGAGTCGCTTATTAATGGCGAAAAGTTAACCACTTGGAACCCATCCACCTCCCCATGCAACGGCAATGAGCCGAATTGGGAAGGTATTCTTTGCGTGAACGACACCGTTTGGGGTATCCGCCTCGAGGGGAAAGAGCTTCGTGGCAACATCGATACGAAAATCATCATGAATCTGCCATCTTTGATAACAATAAGCTTTCAAAACAATAGTTTAGAAGGTGAGTTTCCTATGTTCAAAAGGTTACGTAGGTTAAGAAGTATCTTCTTGACGGCAAACAAGTTTTCTAGAGAGATTCCAACGGATGCATTTAAGGGGATGAGGAGGCTCAAGAAGCTTTACTTGGCTAACAATGGTTTCCGAGGTCAAATTCCTTCGTCTTTGACTGCGTTACCGAGGCTGCGAGATTTAATGCTTGAAAACAATCGATTCGAAGGTGTGATTCCGACGTTTGTGAGGGATAATTTGACGTTTGTTAACTTTGCCAACAATCGTTTATATGGTCCGATCCCTAAACGGCTTCAGCATTTCCCCAAAAGCAAGTTTTCTGGTGAGTTGTGTCATTGATTTTGATCGTGTACAATAGGACTGTAAGCAAACTGAACGTTAGTGAACACTTCGGTAGGTTGTTGACTTATTTAACAAACAAACGGTTTGttcattttatttataaatattactgaacgaacataaacaagcACATTCATTTTCTTAACAAAATATGTTTGTTTAAGCGTGCGTGTTTGTTAAGTTAAAGTTAAACAAATAGCTACAAACAAACCTTGTTTGTCTTCATTCAGTCCGCTTACATGCGTAGCATACATCACCTGCTTTCGGTTTATATGCATAAGTTTCCTCGGTTGTGTTGATCATGACATATTTTTGTTTCCTAAATATAGGTAACGCTGACCTTTGTGGACCACCGTTCGAGGAGTGCAAGGTGGAGATCCcagccaccaccatcatcatgGTAGCATTGGTGGTGGTTGCAGCCTTCGCAGCGATCACGGTAGCTTTCATTATCCTACAACTATTCAGAACATCTTCAACTCAAGTACCACCCTACAAGAAGGGAGCTTCAGCAGACCATGATCAAATGGAGCAAGGTTGTGGCAAAGCCCCCGGCACGGTCGCTGCCAAGAAGGTTGACCTGTCTCTAACGTTGACCTTTTTGCAAGACGACACTGAAACTTTTGACTTGGCGGACTTGTTGAAGGCGTCCGCAGTGGTCCTTGGTGGTGGGGTGTTTGGATCGAGCTATAAGACCACCCTCAGTCGCCACAAAGTGCTAGTTGTGAAGAAGTATAATCAAATGAATAACGTGACGAAAGATGAGTTTTACAAGCATATGAGAAAGCTAGGCAAGTTGAAACACGCGAATTTGGTTCCACTTATCGCATTCTACTATCGAAAAGAAGAGAAACTCTTTCTCGCGGACTACATTGAAAATATAAGCTTAGCTGTTCATCTTCATGGTATGCTAGCTTTCTAAACATCGTAATAAGAACTGGCATGACACGTGGGTTGGGTAACAGGTCAAAATGGGTCCAGGATAATAAAAATTGAGTAAAATTTAAGTATAACCCACAAACACGTACTTTTATCGATTTTTAAACCATTTACAAATTATTTGTCTTTTTTAtggtttcaaaattccaaaaggtAAAACAATTTAAGAGTTTGGATGCACTAAAATGGAATATTGACCGAATTTTCACGACCTGACTGTTAAGAAATTGTCTCAGGAAGTCGGTCGGAAGTAAAGGATAGACTAAGTTGGCCTACCCGGTTAAAGATCGTAAAGGGCATAGCGAGAGGGCTTTTACACCTTTACAATGAGCTTCCGAGCCTAATCACCCCTCACGGTCACCTCAAGTCATCAAATGTTTTATTGAATCAAGAGTTTGAGTCACTCCTCACAGACTACGGGCTAGTTCCCATAACCAACCAAGAACACGCAAGAGATGTGATGATCGCCTTTAAATCACCTGAGTTCAGGAACCATGGACGCATCACAAAGAAGACGGATGTATGGAGTCTAGGGGTGTTGATTCTAGAGATCATGACCGGGAGATTCCCTGCAAACACTTTCCACTATAGCAAAGGCGGTGACTTAGAGCTAACGAACTTTCTAGACTCCATAATGAAAGAGGATGTGACGGTTGACATGTTTGATAAGGAAATAGGCGCGTTCGACAAGCGTAACGAAGGGGAGATGTTGAAGTTATTGAATATAGGGTTGAGTTGTTGCGAACCAGATGTAGAAAAGAGGTGGGACATTAAAGAGGTTGTTGATAGAATAGAGAAGGTAAGAGAAAGTAATGATAATGACAACAGTGACAATGATAATGACAACAATGACGGGGATTAACGCCTCCTAGACAAATGTTTATGCTTATGCATCCATCACTATCAAGTGTGGTGATCCTCCATGGTTTAAGATGGTAATGTTTGATGAATCTAAAGGGCATCTTCCATGGAGTTTTGAGGtccaaattgaaaggctaaatgGTTCCCATTGTTCTTGTTTCTTTGGCCTTTTAAAGGAGGTTACCTCCGTCAGGGTGAGCGATTTCGTGTAGGCTTGTTTGGTTTGTAGAATTCGTTAGAATATGATACAACTGGATTATGAATTCGATTCTATGTCCTATTTGGGTTGATAAATTAAAAGATTGTAATTCAAATTCTCTTCCATGTGATATTTGGTTGGCAAAGGGATAGGAATTCATTTCCATTAGGAATTTGAATTCCTTAGGAAAATGGATTGAATGAAATGTTTTGAATTGCATTCCAATTCAAAA
Coding sequences:
- the LOC110929004 gene encoding pollen receptor-like kinase 4; protein product: MTVAQTRLRLHLHVIVFISIFRHVNALENDTLLELKESLINGEKLTTWNPSTSPCNGNEPNWEGILCVNDTVWGIRLEGKELRGNIDTKIIMNLPSLITISFQNNSLEGEFPMFKRLRRLRSIFLTANKFSREIPTDAFKGMRRLKKLYLANNGFRGQIPSSLTALPRLRDLMLENNRFEGVIPTFVRDNLTFVNFANNRLYGPIPKRLQHFPKSKFSGNADLCGPPFEECKVEIPATTIIMVALVVVAAFAAITVAFIILQLFRTSSTQVPPYKKGASADHDQMEQGCGKAPGTVAAKKVDLSLTLTFLQDDTETFDLADLLKASAVVLGGGVFGSSYKTTLSRHKVLVVKKYNQMNNVTKDEFYKHMRKLGKLKHANLVPLIAFYYRKEEKLFLADYIENISLAVHLHGMLDRLSWPTRLKIVKGIARGLLHLYNELPSLITPHGHLKSSNVLLNQEFESLLTDYGLVPITNQEHARDVMIAFKSPEFRNHGRITKKTDVWSLGVLILEIMTGRFPANTFHYSKGGDLELTNFLDSIMKEDVTVDMFDKEIGAFDKRNEGEMLKLLNIGLSCCEPDVEKRWDIKEVVDRIEKVRESNDNDNSDNDNDNNDGD